The DNA window TGGAATGTTATTTTCTAATGGAGTAGTTAAAAAGTGTTGATCCATGGCTTCAGCACCTTTCAAGAAATCATTAAAGTTTTCGAAACCAATGTAAATGGCGACTGACAAACCAATGGCAGACCAAACTGAGTAACGGCCACCAACCCAACTTTCAAAACCAAACATATTTTTGGCATCAATACCAAAGGCAACTACTTCCTTTTCGTTGGTAGATAAAGCAGCGAAATGTTTAGCAATGTGTTTAGGATCTTTAGCAGCAGCTAAGAACCAGTTTTTAGCTGAAGTGGCATTAGTGATGGTTTCAGCGGTGGTGAAAGTTTTAGAAgcaatcaaaaacaaagtaGTTTCTGgattcaaattctttaaagTTTCAGCAGTGTGAGTACCATCAATGTTGGAAATAAAGTGGACATTCAAACCTGGTTTACTGTAAGCTTTCAAAGCTTCAGTAACCATAACTGGACCTAAATCGGAACCACCAATACCAATGTTGACAACATCAGTAATGGATTTACCAGTGTAACCGGTCCAAGAACCATCTCTAATTGAGTCACTGAATTCTTTCATGTGCTTCAAGACATCATCAACTTCTTGAGCAGTATCTTTTCCATCAACTGGCATTTTTCTCAAGGCACGGTTTCTCAAAGCAACGTGGTAAACAGCTCTGTCTTCAGTGGTGTTGATGTGCTCACCAGCAAACATGGCGTCtctcaatttttcaacgCCGGCTTCTTTAGCCAAAGTGACCAATTGATCAAAGATTTCTTTGTTAACCAAGTTTTTGGAGAAATCAAACAAGATCTTAGAATCATCGTAGTTTTTGTAGATCCAGGAGAATTCTTCAAATCTTTTTGGGTCTTTGGCAAATGCATCTCTGACGCTGAATTTCTCACCGACGGATTTATAGGtttcttctaattttttCCATTCTGGTAAATCGGTAGCTAATTTAAAGGAGGCCatgattgaaaatatatttgattggttagatataattcaattgagtTGATTGAATATACTCTTGGtaacaaaagaagaagagtaaaagaaaaactaaaaaaaaaaaaaaaatggacAGGGAGTGGTGTGGTTATATTAGTAAAAGTAGGGGGAGAATAGAATTTCTGCACAAG is part of the Candida dubliniensis CD36 chromosome R, complete sequence genome and encodes:
- a CDS encoding glucose-6-phosphate isomerase, putative (Similar to S. cerevisiae PGI1) → MASFKLATDLPEWKKLEETYKSVGEKFSVRDAFAKDPKRFEEFSWIYKNYDDSKILFDFSKNLVNKEIFDQLVTLAKEAGVEKLRDAMFAGEHINTTEDRAVYHVALRNRALRKMPVDGKDTAQEVDDVLKHMKEFSDSIRDGSWTGYTGKSITDVVNIGIGGSDLGPVMVTEALKAYSKPGLNVHFISNIDGTHTAETLKNLNPETTLFLIASKTFTTAETITNATSAKNWFLAAAKDPKHIAKHFAALSTNEKEVVAFGIDAKNMFGFESWVGGRYSVWSAIGLSVAIYIGFENFNDFLKGAEAMDQHFLTTPLENNIPVIGGLLSVWYNNFFGAQTHLVVPFDQYLHRFPAYLQQLSMESNGKSVTRANVFTNYQTGTILFGEPATNAQHSFFQLVHQGTKLIPADFILAAQSHNPIEKNLHQRMLASNFFAQSEALMVGKDEAKVKAEGATGGLVPHKEFSGNRPTTSILAQKITPAALGSLIAYYEHVTFTEGAIWNINSFDQWGVELGKVLAKVIGKELDDKKAVATHDASTNGLINQFKEWED